The Nothobranchius furzeri strain GRZ-AD chromosome 8, NfurGRZ-RIMD1, whole genome shotgun sequence genome includes a region encoding these proteins:
- the si:dkey-183n20.15 gene encoding E3 ubiquitin-protein ligase RNF170 isoform X2 encodes MYTSCHKEPLQPCTSTSRRDWHCPVCLQTATFPVQTNCGHLFCATCLLTYWKHGSWLDAISCPLCRQKVSKLCNLFKESLSDQQSKKVLGEITDYNKRYSGAPWRVTDYLCDTPLLLQLLARGLGTMGGLVWLFLFRVALCCVGAVVSLSSPPADTLSPSSSSLESDPSVCGLLGVLDDLVVVILLLMCVVNINQQMEPERGQRSPNGPTLQGVMGSSL; translated from the exons AAG GAGCCGCTGCAGCCGTGCACGTCCACCAGCAGGCGAGACTGGCACTGCCCCGTCTGCCTGCAGACGGCCACGTTCCCCGTCCAGACCAACTGTGGACATCTGTTCTGTG CCACCTGTCTGCTCACCTACTGGAAACACGGCTCATGGTTAGATGCGATCAGCTGTCCTCTCTGCAGACAGAAG GTCAGCAAGCTGTGTAACCTGTTCAAGGAGAGTCTATCTGACCAGCAGTCTAAGAAGGTTCTTGGAGAAATCACCGACTACAATAAACGCTATTCTGGAGCTCCATGGAGG GTGACCGACTACCTCTGTGACACCCCCCTCCTTCTGCAGCTTCTAGCCCGCGGTCTGGGCACCATGGGTGGCCTGGTGTGGTTGTTTCTCTTCAGGGTGGCCCTGTGCTGTGTGGGGGCTGTGGTGTCCCTTTCCTCTCCACCTGCAGACACTTTGTCCCCCTCATCCAGCTCCCTGGAATCTGACCCTTCCGTCTGCGGGCTGCTGGGGGTCCTGGATGATCTGGTGGTGGTCATCCTGCTCCTCATGTGTGTCGTTAACATCAACCAGCAGATGGAACCAGAAAGAGGACAGCGCTCTCCCAACGGGCCCACCTTACAGGGAGTGATGGGGAGCTCTCTGTAG